The Vicinamibacterales bacterium genome has a segment encoding these proteins:
- a CDS encoding P-II family nitrogen regulator — MKLIVAVIRPEQLSDVLEALFHADVRGVTISRVQGHGGEIEQVENYRGTTVKMALAEKVRLEIGVSNHFVQPTIDAIMGAARTGEVGDGKILVLPVERIVRIRTGEQDQDAVTPVPALEPA; from the coding sequence GTGAAACTCATCGTCGCAGTGATTCGACCCGAGCAACTGAGCGACGTGCTCGAAGCGCTCTTTCATGCCGACGTCCGCGGCGTCACCATCAGCCGCGTGCAGGGGCACGGCGGCGAGATCGAGCAGGTCGAGAACTACCGGGGCACGACGGTGAAGATGGCGCTGGCGGAGAAGGTGCGCCTCGAAATCGGCGTCTCGAACCACTTCGTGCAGCCGACCATCGACGCCATCATGGGCGCGGCCCGCACCGGCGAAGTCGGCGACGGCAAGATCCTGGTGCTGCCGGTCGAGCGGATCGTCCGCATCCGCACGGGCGAGCAGGACCAGGACGCCGTCACCCCGGTGCCGGCGCTGGAGCCGGCGTAA
- a CDS encoding ammonium transporter codes for MNNADIGWMLVSTALVLLMTPALGFFYGGMVRAKNALNTMMMSFVSLGPVAVVWALVGYSLAFAPGSPLVGGLGFAGLRGVGLEAQGAIPHLLFMVFQGTFAIITAALISGAIVERMRFGAYLAFILAWMVVVYAPVAHWVWGGGFLATAGALDFAGGAVVHVNAASAALVAALVVGPRKDYGRHAILPHNVPFTLLGAGLLWFGWFGFNAGSALGATPIAALAFANTLLAPAATLAVWTLLDFVRGGRATAIGAATAIVVGLVVVTPAAGYIGPASALALGALGAFPSYFALIYRARTKLDDSLDVVAAHGVGGATGAILTGVFADAAWSGGPSGMLSGNPAQVITQIYGVVAVLAYSGVATFVILKLIALVMPLRAEGRVEGIGLDVTDHGEEAYTGGDGAILITPRAGGLPLAAMDPAPLREGVRS; via the coding sequence ATGAACAACGCGGATATTGGGTGGATGCTGGTGTCCACCGCGCTGGTGCTGTTGATGACGCCGGCGCTCGGCTTCTTCTATGGCGGAATGGTCCGGGCGAAGAACGCGCTCAACACGATGATGATGAGCTTCGTCTCGCTGGGCCCGGTCGCGGTGGTGTGGGCGCTGGTCGGGTACTCGCTGGCGTTCGCGCCGGGCTCGCCGCTGGTCGGCGGGTTGGGCTTTGCCGGCCTGCGCGGCGTCGGGCTGGAGGCGCAGGGCGCGATTCCGCACCTGCTGTTCATGGTGTTCCAGGGCACGTTCGCCATCATCACCGCGGCGCTGATCTCGGGCGCGATCGTCGAGCGCATGCGCTTCGGCGCCTACCTGGCCTTCATCCTCGCGTGGATGGTGGTGGTGTATGCCCCGGTCGCGCACTGGGTGTGGGGTGGCGGCTTCCTCGCCACGGCCGGCGCGCTTGATTTCGCCGGCGGCGCCGTCGTGCACGTCAACGCGGCGTCGGCCGCGCTGGTGGCGGCACTGGTGGTTGGCCCGCGCAAGGACTATGGCCGGCATGCGATTCTGCCGCACAACGTCCCGTTCACCTTGCTCGGCGCCGGACTCCTCTGGTTCGGGTGGTTTGGGTTCAACGCCGGCAGCGCCCTCGGCGCGACGCCGATTGCGGCGCTGGCGTTCGCGAACACCCTGCTGGCGCCGGCGGCGACGCTGGCGGTGTGGACGCTGCTTGACTTCGTGCGCGGCGGGCGCGCAACCGCCATCGGTGCCGCGACTGCGATCGTCGTGGGATTGGTCGTGGTCACGCCGGCGGCCGGCTACATCGGACCGGCCTCGGCCCTGGCGCTCGGCGCGCTCGGCGCGTTCCCCAGCTACTTCGCGTTGATCTATCGCGCGCGCACCAAGCTGGACGATTCGCTCGACGTGGTCGCCGCACACGGTGTGGGCGGCGCGACCGGCGCCATCCTCACCGGCGTGTTTGCCGACGCCGCCTGGAGCGGCGGACCGAGCGGCATGTTGTCGGGGAACCCCGCGCAGGTGATCACCCAGATCTACGGCGTGGTCGCGGTGCTGGCCTACAGCGGCGTGGCCACGTTCGTCATCCTCAAGCTGATTGCCCTGGTGATGCCGCTGCGCGCCGAAGGCCGCGTTGAAGGCATCGGCCTGGATGTGACGGATCACGGCGAAGAAGCGTACACCGGTGGCGATGGCGCCATTCTCATCACGCCGCGGGCCGGCGGCCTGCCGCTCGCGGCCATGGATCCCGCGCCGCTGCGGGAAGGAGTCCGATCGTGA
- a CDS encoding sigma 54-interacting transcriptional regulator — translation MRSSRPKGPMSELAALAELGRLLGTGAHLRAALARGVEHLEELVGASSVGVWLRDEADSEVRLVATTGVAWQARHRGRHQSGDAVTSRVVESGRPVVVPRVSKEPLFVTRGSGLRLSGTRDASFVSVPVTVGGRTEGAIGVLLPFRADAALGHTCELLVVAGTLVGQAVRVERLVQSERQRLQQENTQLRQELKERYDFRNIIGTSRPMQTLYEQMAQVAGVTTTVLIRGESGTGKELIAHALHYHSPRANKPYVKVNCGALPEELVESELFGYEPGAFTDAKVTKKGKFELANGGTLFLDEIGELTPATQVKLLRVLQEREIERLGGTQTIKINVRLITATNSDLEAAIRQRTFREDLFYRLNVFSLYVPPLRERKSDILLLADHFVEKYARLHEKEVRRIATTAIDLLMSYHWPGNVRELENVVERAVLVSSGGVMHAHDLPPSLQTAEVSGTLPRVSLEQAVAALERDLIQDALKSARGGIARAARLLDSTERVVAYKIRQLGLDPARFRAVTRPHMIVESE, via the coding sequence ATGCGGAGCAGCCGACCAAAGGGGCCGATGAGCGAGCTGGCGGCGCTGGCCGAGCTCGGCCGCCTGTTGGGCACCGGCGCCCACTTGCGGGCCGCCCTGGCGCGCGGGGTCGAGCACCTCGAGGAACTGGTCGGCGCCTCGAGCGTCGGCGTGTGGTTGCGCGACGAAGCCGATTCCGAAGTCCGGCTGGTGGCGACCACCGGCGTGGCGTGGCAGGCGCGGCACCGCGGGCGTCATCAATCAGGCGACGCCGTGACCAGCCGCGTGGTCGAGAGCGGCCGGCCCGTGGTGGTGCCGCGCGTCAGCAAGGAACCGCTGTTCGTGACGCGCGGCAGCGGCTTGCGCCTGAGCGGGACCCGCGACGCGTCGTTCGTGTCGGTGCCGGTCACCGTGGGCGGGCGCACCGAGGGCGCGATTGGTGTGCTGCTGCCGTTTCGCGCCGACGCCGCGCTCGGGCACACCTGTGAGCTGCTGGTCGTGGCGGGCACCCTGGTGGGCCAGGCGGTGCGCGTCGAGCGGCTGGTCCAGTCGGAGCGCCAGCGGCTGCAGCAGGAGAACACCCAGCTCCGGCAGGAGTTGAAGGAGCGCTACGACTTCCGCAACATCATCGGCACGAGCCGTCCCATGCAGACCCTCTACGAGCAGATGGCGCAGGTGGCGGGCGTGACCACCACCGTGCTGATTCGCGGCGAGTCGGGCACGGGCAAGGAACTGATCGCGCACGCCCTGCACTACCACTCACCCCGGGCCAATAAGCCCTACGTCAAGGTGAATTGCGGGGCGCTGCCCGAGGAGCTGGTCGAGTCGGAGCTGTTCGGCTACGAGCCCGGCGCGTTCACCGACGCCAAGGTGACCAAGAAGGGCAAGTTCGAGCTGGCCAACGGCGGCACGTTGTTCCTCGACGAGATCGGCGAGTTGACGCCGGCGACGCAGGTCAAGTTGCTGCGGGTGCTGCAGGAACGCGAGATCGAGCGGCTGGGCGGCACGCAGACCATCAAGATCAACGTGCGGCTGATCACCGCGACCAACAGCGACCTCGAGGCGGCCATCCGCCAGCGCACGTTCCGCGAAGACCTGTTCTACCGGCTCAACGTCTTCAGCCTGTACGTCCCGCCGCTGCGCGAGCGCAAGTCCGACATCCTGCTGCTCGCCGATCACTTCGTCGAGAAGTACGCGCGCCTGCACGAGAAGGAAGTGCGGCGCATCGCGACCACGGCGATTGACCTGCTGATGAGTTATCACTGGCCGGGCAACGTGCGCGAGCTCGAGAACGTGGTCGAGCGCGCCGTGCTGGTGTCGTCCGGCGGGGTGATGCACGCGCACGACCTGCCGCCGTCGCTGCAGACTGCGGAGGTGTCGGGCACCCTGCCGCGGGTGTCGCTCGAGCAGGCGGTGGCGGCGCTCGAGCGCGACCTGATCCAGGACGCCCTCAAGTCGGCGCGCGGCGGCATCGCCCGCGCGGCGCGCCTGCTGGATTCCACCGAGCGCGTGGTCGCCTACAAGATTCGCCAGCTCGGGCTCGACCCCGCGCGGTTCAGGGCCGTGACCAGACCCCACATGATTGTCGAGTCGGAATAG
- a CDS encoding alginate export family protein: MSFVCYFACFVVAWPSAARAQDPPHVTATLSNVTRVESWSYFQPRLDPLALTREPIGDPEYTFLGDRAELGVRVDGSRFDLSGAFNYVRVENLPARAIGPGGLGTGAFYFASSGVRYSYQLYLGELALKVKAGDGRASIAIGRMPFASGAETLAATASLETLKRERLHSRLIGNFEWSYYQRRFDGLRLDLDRPRWHVTAAALVPTQGGFEESTNLSMPKVQVATAAFTMKGSAATGEWQVFNTLYRDHRGTAAVVDNTGSNDRPIDVDVIAIGGSHARVTPTPAGELDTVLWGAGEGGRWYGQAHRAASVAAEIGHRWTRAPWRPWLRAGYLWASGDRNPDDGRHGTFFQMLPSTRKYALSSTYAQMNLSDAFAQAWFEPHGMKARIEVHALGLASGRDLWYHGSGATASHGRFFGFSGRAAGGETRVGTVLEGAVDVPIRKHWSVNAYAGTMWGGAVVTRQFSGRRLGFWYLENVIRF; encoded by the coding sequence GTGTCCTTTGTTTGTTACTTCGCGTGCTTCGTGGTGGCATGGCCATCGGCCGCGCGCGCGCAAGATCCTCCCCACGTCACCGCCACGCTGTCGAACGTCACCCGTGTCGAATCCTGGTCGTATTTTCAGCCTCGCCTTGATCCCCTCGCGCTGACGCGCGAGCCGATCGGCGATCCGGAATACACGTTCCTCGGCGATCGCGCCGAACTCGGCGTACGGGTGGACGGTTCGCGCTTCGACCTGAGCGGCGCCTTCAATTACGTCCGCGTGGAGAACCTGCCGGCCAGGGCGATCGGCCCCGGGGGCCTGGGCACCGGCGCGTTCTATTTCGCATCGTCGGGCGTCCGCTACAGTTACCAGCTCTATCTCGGCGAGCTGGCCTTGAAGGTCAAGGCCGGCGACGGCCGCGCCTCGATCGCGATCGGGCGAATGCCGTTTGCGTCGGGTGCCGAAACCCTGGCGGCCACCGCCTCGCTCGAGACGCTCAAGCGCGAGCGCCTGCACTCGCGGCTGATCGGCAACTTCGAGTGGTCGTATTACCAGCGCCGGTTCGATGGCCTGCGGCTGGACCTCGACCGCCCGCGGTGGCACGTCACCGCAGCGGCGTTGGTGCCGACGCAAGGCGGGTTCGAAGAATCCACCAACCTGTCGATGCCCAAGGTCCAGGTCGCGACCGCCGCGTTCACCATGAAGGGATCCGCCGCCACCGGAGAGTGGCAGGTGTTCAACACCCTGTATCGCGATCACCGCGGCACTGCGGCGGTCGTGGACAACACCGGCTCGAACGATCGCCCGATCGACGTGGACGTGATCGCGATCGGCGGGTCGCACGCGCGCGTGACGCCGACGCCGGCCGGGGAACTCGACACCGTGCTGTGGGGCGCCGGCGAAGGCGGGCGCTGGTACGGCCAGGCTCACCGGGCCGCCAGCGTCGCCGCCGAAATCGGACATCGCTGGACGCGCGCGCCCTGGCGGCCCTGGCTTCGCGCCGGTTACCTGTGGGCCTCCGGCGACCGCAATCCGGACGATGGGCGGCACGGCACGTTTTTCCAGATGCTGCCGTCGACGCGCAAGTACGCCTTGTCGTCCACCTACGCGCAAATGAACCTGAGCGACGCGTTCGCGCAAGCCTGGTTTGAACCGCATGGGATGAAGGCGCGTATCGAAGTACATGCGCTCGGGCTGGCGAGCGGACGGGACCTCTGGTATCACGGCAGCGGTGCCACCGCCAGCCATGGGCGCTTTTTCGGGTTCTCCGGCCGCGCCGCCGGAGGCGAGACGCGAGTGGGCACGGTGCTGGAGGGCGCGGTGGACGTGCCCATCCGGAAGCACTGGTCGGTGAACGCGTATGCCGGCACGATGTGGGGCGGGGCCGTCGTGACGCGGCAATTCAGCGGCCGGCGCCTCGGATTCTGGTACCTCGAGAACGTGATTCGATTCTGA
- a CDS encoding superoxide dismutase, whose translation MAHTLPALPYDAAALEPHIDTQTMQIHHGKHHQAYVTNLNAALDKHPALHDKSLDDLIKGINSVPDDIKTAVRNNGGGHWNHSFFWKLMAPTAGGAPTGLVADAINSSFGDFEKFKAGVNQAGATRFGSGWAWVIDNGGKLEVMSTPNQDNPLMEGKKAILGIDVWEHAYYLKYQNRRPDYLGAWWNVVNWAEVNRLLKG comes from the coding sequence ATGGCTCACACACTTCCCGCGCTGCCCTACGACGCCGCAGCGCTCGAACCGCACATCGACACCCAGACGATGCAGATCCACCACGGCAAGCATCATCAGGCGTACGTGACCAACCTGAACGCGGCGCTCGACAAGCACCCCGCGCTGCACGACAAGAGCCTGGACGACCTGATCAAGGGCATCAACAGCGTGCCGGACGACATCAAGACCGCCGTGCGCAACAACGGTGGCGGCCACTGGAACCACTCGTTCTTCTGGAAGCTGATGGCGCCCACCGCCGGCGGCGCGCCCACGGGTTTGGTCGCCGATGCCATCAATAGTTCATTTGGGGATTTCGAGAAGTTCAAGGCCGGGGTTAACCAGGCCGGCGCCACCCGCTTCGGCAGCGGCTGGGCCTGGGTGATCGACAACGGCGGCAAGCTCGAAGTGATGAGCACGCCGAACCAGGACAACCCGTTGATGGAGGGGAAGAAGGCCATCCTCGGCATCGACGTGTGGGAGCACGCCTACTACCTGAAGTACCAGAACCGCCGCCCCGATTACCTCGGCGCGTGGTGGAACGTGGTCAACTGGGCGGAAGTGAATCGCCTGCTCAAGGGCTAA
- the nadA gene encoding quinolinate synthase NadA, which produces MATGTFLPVLNEVEKASIHERQPLPEAYLGLPDDEMAVRIAAARAALGDRLVILGHHYQRDEVIRFADYTGDSFKLAREVAKHPRADYIVFCGVHFMAESADILAMPHQRIILPDLAAGCSMADMAPADQLEVCWSELGQLGLVAPALSGVEGRVVPVTYINSAASIKALVGENGGTVCTSSNAAATLKWAWAQKDKVLFLPDQHLGRNTAFKMGVPLDQMVVWDPFEPFGGLTREQLEHAKLILWKGHCSVHVRFTAGQIDKVRVEHPGIKVIVHPEVPFDVAQAADDMGSTEHILTTVRDSAPGSVWAVGTEVHLVHRLAEEVAPDKTVVSLDQFGCLCSTMFRVSPNHLLWVLDSLIDGEVVNEIVVPEEQKKWAKIALDRMLSIT; this is translated from the coding sequence ATGGCGACAGGCACATTTTTGCCGGTCCTCAACGAAGTCGAGAAGGCCTCCATCCACGAGCGGCAGCCGCTGCCCGAGGCCTACCTCGGGCTGCCAGACGACGAGATGGCGGTGCGCATTGCCGCGGCCCGCGCCGCGCTCGGCGACCGCCTCGTCATCCTCGGTCACCACTACCAGCGCGATGAAGTGATCCGCTTCGCCGACTACACCGGCGACTCGTTCAAGCTCGCGCGCGAAGTGGCGAAGCACCCGCGCGCCGACTACATCGTGTTCTGCGGCGTGCACTTCATGGCCGAGAGCGCCGACATCCTCGCCATGCCGCACCAGCGGATCATCCTGCCGGACCTGGCCGCCGGCTGCTCGATGGCCGACATGGCGCCCGCGGATCAGCTCGAGGTCTGCTGGAGCGAGCTCGGGCAGTTGGGCCTCGTCGCACCTGCCCTGAGCGGAGTCGAAGGGCGCGTCGTGCCGGTGACCTACATCAACTCGGCCGCGTCCATCAAAGCGCTGGTCGGCGAGAACGGCGGCACGGTCTGCACCTCGTCCAATGCGGCGGCGACACTGAAGTGGGCGTGGGCGCAGAAGGACAAAGTGCTGTTCCTGCCGGATCAGCACCTCGGGCGGAACACCGCGTTCAAGATGGGCGTGCCGCTCGACCAGATGGTGGTGTGGGACCCCTTCGAACCGTTCGGTGGCCTCACCAGGGAGCAGCTCGAGCACGCGAAGCTGATCCTCTGGAAGGGCCACTGCTCGGTGCACGTGCGGTTCACCGCCGGGCAGATCGACAAGGTGCGGGTCGAGCATCCCGGCATCAAGGTGATCGTGCATCCGGAAGTCCCGTTCGACGTGGCGCAGGCCGCGGACGACATGGGGTCCACCGAACACATCCTCACGACGGTGCGCGACAGCGCGCCCGGCTCAGTGTGGGCGGTCGGCACCGAAGTGCACCTCGTCCACAGGTTGGCAGAAGAGGTGGCGCCGGACAAGACCGTGGTGTCGCTCGACCAGTTCGGCTGTCTCTGCTCGACCATGTTCCGCGTGTCGCCCAACCACCTCCTGTGGGTGCTGGATTCGCTCATTGACGGCGAGGTGGTGAACGAAATCGTGGTGCCGGAAGAGCAGAAGAAGTGGGCTAAGATCGCGCTAGATCGAATGCTCTCGATCACATAG
- the mqnE gene encoding aminofutalosine synthase MqnE codes for MRARLQAAGLADIADKVEARERLSFDDAVTLFEAPDLLALGWIANRERERRHGDRTYFNHNLRLEATNVCEASCLFCSFARLKEGDAGAHTMSLEQIFAKLRQRGDQPVTEVHIVNGLHPGLPFSYYTDLLSGLKQIRPGIHLKCFTAVEIAFFSDHYGKTDRQVLEELKAAGLDSLPGGGAEIFAPRVRQKICHDKCDGARYLVIHRLAHELGMRTNVTMLYGHIETIEERVDHLLQTRALQDDTRGLQAFIPLAFHPDNNQMRKLPAPSASETLKVHAVARLVLDNVDHIKAYWISCGVEVAQTALWFGADDLDGTVQEETIYHMAGSSTPTALSTDDIERLIRDAGREPIERDTLYNVVRIPVAM; via the coding sequence ATGCGCGCACGTTTACAGGCGGCCGGACTCGCTGACATCGCCGACAAGGTCGAGGCGCGCGAACGGCTGTCGTTTGACGACGCGGTGACGCTGTTCGAGGCGCCGGACCTGCTCGCCCTCGGCTGGATCGCCAATCGCGAGCGCGAGCGCCGTCACGGCGACCGCACCTACTTCAATCACAACCTGCGGCTCGAGGCCACCAACGTGTGCGAGGCCTCGTGCCTGTTCTGCTCGTTCGCGCGGCTCAAGGAAGGCGACGCCGGCGCGCACACCATGTCGCTCGAGCAGATCTTCGCCAAGCTGCGGCAGCGCGGCGATCAACCCGTGACCGAAGTTCATATCGTCAACGGGCTGCACCCCGGCCTGCCGTTCAGCTACTACACCGACCTGCTGAGCGGCTTGAAGCAGATCCGGCCGGGCATTCACCTGAAGTGCTTCACCGCGGTGGAGATTGCGTTCTTCTCGGATCACTACGGCAAGACGGACCGGCAGGTGCTCGAGGAGTTGAAGGCCGCGGGTCTCGACTCGCTCCCCGGCGGCGGCGCCGAGATCTTCGCGCCGCGGGTGCGCCAGAAGATCTGCCATGACAAGTGCGATGGCGCCCGTTACCTGGTCATCCACCGCCTTGCCCATGAGCTGGGCATGCGCACCAACGTGACGATGCTGTACGGGCACATCGAGACGATCGAAGAACGTGTCGACCACCTGCTGCAGACGCGGGCGCTGCAGGACGACACCCGCGGGCTGCAGGCGTTCATCCCGCTGGCGTTCCATCCCGACAACAACCAGATGCGGAAGCTGCCGGCGCCGTCGGCGAGCGAAACGCTGAAGGTGCATGCGGTGGCGCGGCTGGTGCTCGACAACGTCGATCACATCAAGGCCTACTGGATTTCCTGCGGCGTCGAGGTGGCGCAGACGGCGTTGTGGTTCGGCGCCGACGACCTCGACGGCACGGTGCAGGAGGAGACGATCTATCACATGGCCGGCTCGTCGACGCCGACGGCGTTGTCCACCGACGACATCGAGCGGCTCATCCGCGACGCCGGCCGCGAGCCGATCGAGCGCGACACGCTCTACAACGTCGTCCGCATCCCGGTGGCGATGTAG
- a CDS encoding ABC transporter ATP-binding protein: MLSADQVSFRYAPDGPLVVDGVTLRLAAGSLVGILGPNGSGKTTLLRLLSGTRRPSSGRVRFVDQPLDRMSRREVARRIAVVPQETELAFEYSVIEIVLMGRHPHLGVFTVEGPDDIRIAHEALAATGTAHLAGRQFHELSGGEKQRVIIAAALAQSAALLLLDEPTASLDLGYQLEVSALLRRLNRDHAVTMAISTHDLNLAASICRELILMRDGRVVAMGPTNEVLTPDNVRRLYDVEADVHVHSDTGHMIVVPVRRVSR, encoded by the coding sequence GTGCTTTCCGCAGACCAGGTCTCGTTCCGCTACGCGCCCGACGGCCCGCTCGTCGTTGACGGCGTCACGCTGCGCCTCGCCGCAGGCTCTCTCGTCGGCATTCTCGGCCCCAACGGTTCCGGCAAGACCACGCTGCTGCGCCTGCTGAGCGGCACGCGGCGCCCCTCGTCCGGCCGCGTGCGGTTCGTCGACCAGCCGCTGGATCGCATGTCGCGGCGCGAGGTGGCGCGGCGGATCGCCGTGGTGCCGCAGGAGACCGAACTCGCGTTCGAGTATTCGGTCATCGAGATCGTGCTGATGGGCCGGCACCCGCACCTCGGCGTGTTCACGGTGGAAGGTCCCGATGACATCCGGATTGCGCACGAGGCCCTGGCCGCCACCGGCACGGCGCACCTGGCCGGCCGGCAGTTCCACGAACTGAGCGGCGGCGAAAAACAGCGCGTGATCATTGCCGCCGCGCTCGCGCAATCGGCGGCGCTCCTGCTGCTGGACGAGCCCACGGCGTCGCTCGACCTCGGCTACCAGCTGGAAGTCTCGGCCCTCCTGCGGCGGTTGAACCGGGACCATGCGGTGACCATGGCCATCTCGACGCACGACCTCAACCTGGCGGCGTCGATCTGCCGCGAGCTGATCCTGATGCGCGACGGCCGCGTGGTCGCGATGGGGCCGACCAACGAAGTGCTGACACCGGACAACGTGCGACGACTCTACGACGTCGAGGCCGACGTGCACGTGCACAGCGACACCGGCCACATGATCGTGGTGCCGGTCCGGCGAGTGTCACGGTGA
- a CDS encoding iron ABC transporter permease produces MTIRRRIVTIVVAFAAVAVAVVIWAPTVGSTSISLSRAFDSSIPWEDNVDAQIFFVARLPRVLSGAIVGAALAAAGVVLQAMLRNPLATPFTLGVSSGGALGAMLAIALGLDLGMLGVSSVPIASFAGSLVAIGIVYWLASSQKRGLSTNVLLLAGVTLNSFFSALILFVQYMADFTESFRTVRWLMGDLDVGSYSPILAALPFLLAAFAMFAVLPRTLNLLTMGEDVAAARGVEVIRAQRLAFLSASLATGAAVSLGGPIGFIGIVVPHLVRLMVGSDHRVVLPAATLFGAAFTVICDLAARTIMAPLELPVGIVTALIGGPFFLWLLVKKS; encoded by the coding sequence GTGACCATCCGCCGCCGCATCGTCACCATCGTTGTGGCCTTCGCTGCCGTGGCGGTGGCCGTCGTGATTTGGGCGCCGACGGTGGGGAGCACGAGCATCTCGCTGTCGAGGGCGTTCGACTCGTCGATTCCGTGGGAAGACAACGTTGACGCGCAGATCTTCTTCGTGGCGCGGCTGCCCCGCGTCCTGTCGGGCGCCATCGTCGGCGCCGCGCTGGCGGCCGCCGGCGTCGTGCTGCAGGCGATGCTCCGCAATCCGCTGGCGACGCCGTTCACGCTGGGCGTGTCGAGCGGCGGGGCGCTGGGCGCGATGCTGGCCATCGCGCTCGGCCTCGACCTCGGCATGCTGGGCGTCTCGTCGGTCCCCATCGCCAGCTTCGCCGGCTCGCTGGTCGCCATCGGCATCGTCTACTGGCTGGCCTCCTCGCAGAAGCGAGGGCTCTCCACCAACGTGCTGCTGCTGGCGGGCGTCACGCTCAACTCGTTCTTCTCCGCGCTGATCCTCTTCGTGCAGTACATGGCGGACTTCACGGAGTCGTTCAGGACCGTGCGCTGGCTGATGGGCGACCTGGACGTGGGCAGCTACAGCCCGATCCTCGCCGCGCTGCCCTTCCTGCTGGCGGCGTTCGCCATGTTCGCCGTCCTGCCGCGCACGCTCAACCTGCTGACCATGGGCGAGGACGTGGCGGCGGCGCGCGGCGTCGAGGTGATTCGCGCGCAGCGCCTGGCCTTCCTCAGCGCCTCGCTGGCCACCGGCGCGGCGGTGTCGCTGGGCGGCCCGATCGGCTTCATCGGCATCGTCGTGCCCCACCTGGTGCGCTTGATGGTGGGGTCGGACCACCGCGTGGTGCTGCCCGCGGCCACCCTGTTCGGTGCCGCCTTCACGGTGATTTGCGACCTCGCCGCGCGCACGATCATGGCGCCGCTGGAACTGCCGGTGGGCATCGTCACCGCGCTGATTGGCGGGCCGTTCTTCTTGTGGTTGCTGGTGAAGAAGTCATGA
- a CDS encoding helical backbone metal receptor: MTIRTTMDAETTITKHAKLLVVVLFVSFVVPFVSFVVALQSRPQRIVSLVPALTEMLYAMGAGPQVVAVSSYDEYPPEVTKLPRVGALLDPDTERIISLEPDLVITYGSQVDLRAQMKRAAIPTFDYRHADLRDILLTMKALGARTGHSAEADRAVAAIEARLAAVRARVAGTRRPKTLLVFSREPRALRNIYVSGGRGFLHDMLEIAGGDDVFGDIDRESMQASTEVLLARAPEVILELRPDDIPEGTPTQAELASWSRLASVPAVRNRRVIFISGRAVTVPGPRLADTVERMALALHP; the protein is encoded by the coding sequence ATGACAATTCGAACCACCATGGACGCGGAGACCACAATCACGAAGCACGCGAAGTTACTCGTGGTTGTCTTATTCGTGTCCTTCGTGGTTCCCTTCGTGTCCTTCGTGGTTGCGCTTCAATCACGCCCGCAACGGATCGTGTCGCTGGTCCCCGCGCTCACCGAAATGCTCTACGCCATGGGCGCCGGCCCGCAGGTGGTGGCCGTCTCCAGCTACGACGAGTATCCGCCCGAGGTGACGAAGCTCCCGCGCGTGGGCGCGTTGCTGGATCCCGACACCGAGCGGATCATCTCCCTCGAGCCGGACCTGGTCATCACCTACGGCAGCCAGGTGGACCTGCGGGCGCAGATGAAGCGGGCCGCGATACCGACGTTCGACTACCGCCACGCGGACCTGAGGGACATCCTGCTGACCATGAAGGCGCTTGGCGCCAGGACCGGACACTCGGCCGAGGCCGACCGGGCCGTGGCCGCCATCGAAGCCAGGCTGGCCGCCGTGCGCGCCCGGGTGGCCGGCACGCGGAGGCCGAAGACGCTACTCGTGTTCTCGCGCGAACCGCGGGCGTTGCGAAACATCTACGTGAGCGGCGGACGCGGCTTTCTCCACGACATGCTGGAGATTGCGGGCGGAGACGATGTGTTCGGCGACATCGACCGGGAGTCGATGCAGGCTTCGACGGAGGTGCTCCTGGCACGCGCGCCGGAAGTGATCCTCGAGCTGCGCCCGGACGACATCCCGGAGGGCACGCCGACGCAGGCGGAACTCGCCTCGTGGTCGCGGCTCGCGTCGGTGCCCGCCGTCCGCAACCGGCGGGTGATCTTCATTTCCGGCCGCGCCGTCACGGTCCCCGGCCCGCGCCTCGCCGACACCGTCGAGCGGATGGCTCTGGCGCTGCACCCGTAG